Proteins found in one Prosthecobacter sp. genomic segment:
- a CDS encoding DUF4407 domain-containing protein — MNFLQRIERVFFWLSAASSDNLDSCPAWERRKYVAFGATVLVPSIFAIIACAYALSTLTDNWLIIAPVSLVWSFIILTVDRALLATYRAYQSFFRKAAQFSLRMVVAALMGITISHPLTLLLFKDTISSVIERHRQGEIEAARETSKQQKVAVEARIVPLEAEIAKQRENWNATFSAKFLDENGKPVEKPLTDEEKQLKAERDAKIAEAIAPGKTRLEVLDKEMAKQSADYQKIAEELNHWQTEFEREVNGQRSGIIGLGPRAKSIQEDQLTWRRAESARLSSVLDTMTKNRVVLVAEIKAAEDGVNAALDAKAAEEAAANKPEQVRILALKQKVQTEQADQFVSQQNAIRETLKTQIDTLLLQEKNMHEEITAITADETTRIAKIHAEPRRDILTQTLALHELFQSGAQGGMFALVAYLVLTMLFMLVDTIPLIVKFFSKPGPYDTILDREEMGYEGERKAFLDGFSRQMKELGESKLLNLTRNKTLERALVTGMDGARSAKEFLVYLMDLERDFEERSRIAREMAAKSGVSHTAEAIEEMSRNFYADLRERMEKFFREDGRHTPATGRA; from the coding sequence ATGAACTTCCTGCAACGCATCGAACGCGTCTTCTTCTGGCTCTCCGCAGCCTCCTCCGACAACCTCGACTCCTGCCCGGCCTGGGAACGGCGCAAATACGTGGCCTTCGGCGCGACGGTGTTGGTGCCCTCGATCTTCGCCATCATCGCCTGCGCGTATGCGCTGAGCACGCTCACGGACAACTGGCTCATCATCGCGCCCGTGTCGCTCGTGTGGTCGTTCATCATCCTCACCGTGGACCGCGCCCTGCTGGCCACCTATCGCGCCTACCAGAGCTTCTTCCGCAAGGCGGCGCAGTTCTCGCTGCGCATGGTGGTGGCGGCGCTGATGGGCATCACCATCTCGCATCCGCTGACGCTGCTCTTGTTCAAAGACACCATCAGTTCGGTCATCGAGAGGCATCGCCAGGGCGAGATCGAGGCGGCGCGTGAAACGTCCAAGCAGCAGAAAGTCGCCGTCGAGGCGCGCATCGTGCCGCTGGAGGCCGAGATCGCGAAACAGCGCGAGAACTGGAACGCGACCTTCAGCGCCAAGTTCCTCGATGAAAACGGCAAGCCCGTTGAAAAGCCGCTCACCGACGAGGAAAAGCAGCTCAAGGCCGAACGTGATGCCAAGATTGCCGAGGCTATCGCTCCTGGCAAAACGCGGCTCGAAGTGCTCGACAAGGAAATGGCCAAGCAGAGCGCCGATTACCAAAAGATCGCCGAGGAACTCAATCACTGGCAGACGGAGTTCGAGCGCGAGGTCAATGGCCAGCGCAGCGGCATCATCGGCCTCGGCCCGCGTGCCAAAAGCATCCAGGAAGACCAGCTCACCTGGCGTCGCGCCGAGTCCGCCCGCCTCAGCAGCGTGCTGGACACGATGACGAAGAACCGCGTGGTTCTTGTGGCCGAAATCAAGGCCGCCGAAGACGGTGTGAATGCCGCGCTCGATGCCAAAGCCGCCGAGGAAGCCGCCGCCAACAAGCCCGAGCAGGTGCGTATTCTCGCGTTGAAGCAGAAGGTGCAGACGGAGCAGGCGGATCAGTTCGTTTCGCAGCAGAACGCCATTCGCGAGACCTTGAAGACGCAGATCGACACGCTGCTGCTCCAGGAGAAAAACATGCACGAGGAAATCACCGCCATCACGGCGGATGAGACCACCCGCATCGCCAAGATCCACGCCGAGCCGCGGCGCGACATCCTCACGCAGACGCTGGCGCTGCACGAGCTGTTCCAGAGCGGGGCGCAGGGCGGCATGTTCGCGCTCGTCGCTTATCTCGTGCTCACCATGCTCTTCATGCTGGTGGACACCATTCCTCTCATCGTGAAGTTCTTCTCCAAGCCCGGCCCCTATGACACGATACTCGACCGCGAGGAGATGGGCTATGAAGGCGAGCGCAAAGCCTTCCTTGATGGCTTCAGCCGCCAGATGAAGGAACTGGGTGAAAGCAAGCTGCTCAACCTGACGCGGAACAAGACGCTCGAACGCGCCTTGGTCACGGGCATGGACGGCGCTCGCTCGGCGAAGGAGTTTCTGGTCTATCTGATGGACCTGGAGCGTGACTTTGAAGAGAGAAGCCGCATCGCGCGGGAAATGGCCGCCAAGAGCGGCGTCAGCCACACGGCGGAAGCGATCGAGGAGATGTCCCGCAATTTCTACGCCGACCTGCGCGAACGCATGGAGAAGTTCTTCCGCGAGGACGGCCGCCACACGCCTGCCACAGGCCGGGCGTGA
- a CDS encoding DUF5655 domain-containing protein yields MTPDDLFGDDAAAKRIFAAIARMVARLGETTLRTTKSQVAFRRRRNFAIAWVPRQYLSPKAAPLVLTFSFPKKDKSARWKEITRVSKDRYSHHLELWYVKDVDREVRNWLKSAWEAAR; encoded by the coding sequence ATGACCCCTGACGACTTGTTCGGTGATGACGCTGCTGCAAAGAGGATCTTTGCTGCCATCGCACGGATGGTGGCCAGGCTTGGTGAAACGACGCTGCGGACAACCAAGAGTCAGGTCGCCTTCCGACGCCGCAGGAATTTCGCCATCGCCTGGGTGCCGCGTCAGTACCTGTCACCCAAAGCAGCCCCGCTCGTGCTCACCTTCTCATTCCCCAAGAAGGACAAGTCTGCGCGCTGGAAGGAGATCACCAGGGTTTCGAAGGATCGCTACTCCCATCACCTGGAACTGTGGTACGTCAAGGACGTGGACAGGGAGGTGAGGAATTGGCTCAAATCGGCATGGGAGGCTGCGAGGTGA
- a CDS encoding DUF1501 domain-containing protein, giving the protein MPPVHPFSRREMLRSSCAGFGYLALQGVLGLESAQGAVIDPLAPKRPHFPARAKRVIFLLMKGGPSQVDTFDPKPLLDRDHGKPPPFALPRVKFAQTGNLLKSPWKFKHYGQSGLPVSDLFPHVAKHVDDLCVIRSMHGTNPAHGGALLKLHTGSDTFVRPSLGSWVSYGLGTENSDLPAFVTICPTLAHGGVNNWGSAFLPAHCQGTPLGNASIPADQAVVKHIRSKSLTPDLQRAQLDLVAQMNQTHLETAGENAALEARINSFELAYRMQSTLPDLQDISGETEATRKMYGLDDPMTANFGRQCLMARRFAERGVRFVQVTHSDGFVQWDQHGDLLKGHTKNAAEVDKPIAGLLADLKSRGLLDDTLVIWGGEFGRTPVAQGTDGRDHNPHGFTMWLAGGGSKPGTAYGATDDYGYYAAVDKVHIHDLHATILHLLGLDHLKLTYRYAGRDFRLTDVAGEVVKGVMA; this is encoded by the coding sequence ATGCCTCCCGTTCATCCCTTCAGCCGCCGTGAGATGCTGCGCAGTTCCTGCGCGGGCTTCGGCTATCTGGCGTTGCAGGGGGTTCTCGGCCTCGAATCGGCCCAGGGGGCGGTGATTGACCCGCTGGCACCGAAGCGGCCGCATTTTCCGGCGCGGGCGAAGCGGGTGATCTTTCTGCTGATGAAGGGCGGCCCCTCGCAGGTGGACACGTTTGATCCGAAGCCGCTGCTGGACCGCGATCATGGCAAGCCGCCGCCGTTTGCGCTGCCGCGCGTGAAGTTTGCCCAAACGGGCAATCTGCTGAAATCGCCGTGGAAGTTCAAGCACTACGGCCAAAGCGGCCTGCCGGTGAGCGATCTGTTCCCGCATGTGGCGAAGCATGTGGATGATCTGTGCGTGATTCGCTCGATGCATGGCACCAATCCGGCGCATGGCGGTGCCTTGCTGAAGCTGCACACGGGCAGCGACACGTTTGTGCGGCCGAGCCTGGGGTCGTGGGTCAGCTACGGGCTGGGCACGGAAAACTCCGATCTGCCGGCCTTTGTCACGATCTGCCCCACGCTGGCGCACGGTGGCGTGAACAACTGGGGCTCTGCTTTTCTGCCTGCACACTGCCAGGGCACGCCGCTGGGCAATGCGAGCATTCCCGCCGACCAGGCCGTGGTGAAGCACATCCGCAGCAAGTCGTTGACGCCGGATTTGCAGCGTGCGCAGCTTGACCTCGTGGCGCAGATGAACCAGACGCATCTGGAAACGGCGGGGGAGAACGCGGCGCTGGAAGCGCGGATCAATTCGTTCGAGCTGGCCTACCGCATGCAGTCCACGCTGCCGGACTTGCAGGACATCTCAGGTGAAACCGAGGCGACACGCAAGATGTATGGCCTCGACGATCCGATGACGGCGAATTTTGGCCGCCAGTGCCTCATGGCGCGGCGATTTGCCGAGCGCGGCGTGCGTTTTGTGCAAGTGACGCACAGTGATGGCTTCGTGCAGTGGGATCAGCACGGTGATCTGCTCAAAGGCCACACCAAAAACGCCGCAGAGGTGGATAAACCCATCGCGGGGTTGCTGGCGGACCTCAAATCACGCGGCCTGCTGGATGACACGCTGGTGATCTGGGGCGGCGAGTTTGGCCGCACGCCGGTGGCGCAGGGGACGGATGGACGGGACCACAATCCGCACGGGTTCACGATGTGGCTGGCCGGTGGAGGCAGCAAACCGGGCACCGCGTATGGCGCGACAGACGATTACGGCTATTACGCGGCGGTGGACAAGGTCCACATCCATGATCTGCACGCCACGATCCTGCATTTGCTCGGCCTCGATCACCTGAAGCTCACGTATCGCTACGCGGGCCGGGATTTCCGTCTCACGGATGTGGCGGGCGAGGTGGTGAAGGGCGTGATGGCGTGA
- a CDS encoding S1/P1 nuclease, which translates to MSTLHLPSVLCATTALLCAFPSQVCAWADQGHTAMWEVAQSLLTPQAKQRVDAALAGDKLDMTAVWLDRVRDVGKNEGPLVGDAEAADFIKAFPFHFTWHYVDMPLDVKSYQEATGFTTRDDIVQQINLCIAVLEGKSTKFDARTALRVLVHLIGDIHQPMHCASGFFDVTDTQHPVLRTDPASCLPLKKEKLEDRGANQLFFGPEKYDQMHALWDFELVKRLAGLKNLTKLLQDALPKINTTTPGDLHAWAEHWAGESVALAKEAYAGIEFGACTLNTTGKGPKIERIEVKLTADYIDKQKTVAGSQLVKAAARMAAVLNAIWP; encoded by the coding sequence ATGAGCACGCTTCATCTTCCGTCCGTTCTTTGTGCCACCACGGCATTGCTGTGCGCGTTCCCCTCACAAGTCTGCGCTTGGGCTGATCAAGGCCACACAGCCATGTGGGAAGTCGCGCAATCCTTGCTGACGCCGCAGGCGAAGCAGCGTGTGGATGCCGCCCTGGCCGGTGACAAGCTCGACATGACTGCCGTCTGGCTCGACCGCGTGCGTGACGTGGGAAAAAATGAAGGACCGCTCGTCGGCGACGCGGAAGCCGCTGATTTTATCAAAGCCTTCCCATTCCACTTCACCTGGCACTATGTGGACATGCCGCTCGATGTGAAATCGTATCAGGAAGCGACCGGATTCACCACCCGCGATGACATCGTGCAGCAGATCAACCTCTGCATCGCCGTGCTCGAAGGCAAATCCACCAAGTTCGACGCACGCACCGCCCTGCGCGTGCTGGTGCATCTCATTGGCGACATCCACCAGCCCATGCACTGCGCCAGCGGCTTCTTCGATGTGACCGACACACAGCATCCCGTGCTGCGCACCGATCCCGCTTCGTGTCTGCCGTTAAAGAAGGAAAAGCTGGAAGATCGCGGGGCGAACCAGTTGTTCTTCGGCCCCGAAAAGTACGATCAAATGCACGCCTTGTGGGACTTTGAACTCGTGAAGCGTCTCGCCGGCCTGAAGAACCTGACAAAGCTGCTGCAGGATGCCCTGCCGAAGATCAACACCACGACACCTGGTGATCTTCATGCATGGGCGGAACATTGGGCCGGTGAATCCGTCGCGCTCGCGAAGGAGGCTTACGCAGGCATTGAGTTCGGTGCTTGCACGCTGAATACCACGGGCAAAGGCCCGAAAATCGAGCGTATCGAGGTCAAACTGACCGCTGATTACATCGACAAGCAGAAGACCGTCGCTGGCTCTCAGTTGGTGAAGGCGGCGGCACGCATGGCTGCAGTGTTGAATGCCATCTGGCCGTAG
- a CDS encoding DUF1549 domain-containing protein translates to MKMNPLNSLLTFFIGMALTASAAPDLKATATKIDELVTAKLAKEKIQPNKPASDEVFVRRVYLDVVGRIPTIQETTEFLKSSDADKRGKLINELLASDGYVQNFYNYWADILRMKSNMVGGGQSLPAFYGYSNWLKSSLRDNKPYDQMVREVVTADGKSYENGAIGFYIRDYNMPLDNMAVTTQIFLGTSMVCAQCHNHPFDKWTQMDYYQMAAHTYGMTSSNGLTNPLLAQAIYGGGSPKNGKAVKNRYGGTVTKFDLPEGVERKDIGRAMSEILRPLRYNTVLDQTDKKALALPHDYQYTDAKPKQKIDPVIPASFSKDGKIIKEGQQPITAYASWMTSKENPRFTTVIANRLWKKLMGQGIIEPVDEITDSTVPSNPPLMTFLEDTLKASNYDMKALLSAILNSQAYQREAYTKDVELGEVYNFPGPLLRRMSAEQIWDSMVALYKPNPDHPSIETKVEAEITLRRIEWLDRALNSLTPQQLQACSVKVALKQKELAAEVRTAQERMEAASKAKDEDAIREARRLIQSQRKRIDAAVDAIVYDTGFKRFAELAREGKLDDFTKDEAFAKEVAAVIKAKNGEDLSMEEALGILARQRRARLQEQAKARFKADAERFKVEEKNEKTSLAAWENFRDTYMLRAADLRSPAPNGHFLREFGQSDRELVENSNDEASVSQALMLLNGKIFSNLMNRYTSISRTLDRARKEGGEAVVNAVYLSLLSRKATPEEHALLKPIADNADATDRGDVLWTVLNTRQFFFIQ, encoded by the coding sequence ATGAAGATGAATCCCCTCAACAGCCTCCTCACATTCTTTATCGGCATGGCACTGACCGCCTCCGCCGCCCCAGATCTCAAGGCCACGGCCACCAAGATCGACGAACTCGTCACCGCCAAGCTCGCCAAGGAGAAAATCCAGCCCAACAAGCCCGCGAGCGACGAAGTCTTCGTCCGTCGTGTCTATCTGGATGTTGTGGGCCGCATCCCGACGATTCAGGAAACCACCGAGTTCCTCAAAAGCAGCGATGCGGACAAGCGCGGCAAGTTGATCAACGAACTGCTCGCCAGCGACGGCTACGTGCAAAATTTCTACAACTACTGGGCCGACATTCTGCGCATGAAGAGCAACATGGTCGGTGGCGGCCAAAGCCTGCCCGCCTTCTACGGCTACTCGAACTGGCTCAAGTCCAGCCTGCGTGACAACAAGCCCTACGATCAGATGGTGCGCGAAGTCGTGACCGCCGATGGCAAGAGCTACGAAAACGGCGCGATCGGCTTCTACATCCGCGATTACAACATGCCGCTCGACAACATGGCGGTGACCACACAGATCTTCCTCGGCACCAGCATGGTCTGCGCCCAGTGCCATAACCATCCGTTCGATAAATGGACGCAGATGGACTACTACCAGATGGCCGCCCACACCTACGGCATGACCAGCAGCAACGGCCTCACCAATCCGCTCCTCGCCCAGGCGATCTATGGCGGTGGCTCTCCAAAAAACGGCAAGGCAGTGAAAAACCGTTACGGCGGCACTGTCACGAAGTTCGACCTGCCCGAGGGTGTCGAACGCAAAGACATCGGCCGCGCCATGAGCGAGATCCTCCGTCCCCTGCGCTACAACACCGTGCTCGACCAGACCGACAAGAAAGCGCTGGCTCTCCCCCACGATTATCAGTACACCGACGCCAAGCCGAAACAAAAGATCGACCCAGTCATCCCCGCCTCCTTCAGCAAAGACGGCAAGATCATCAAAGAAGGCCAGCAGCCCATCACGGCCTATGCCTCCTGGATGACGAGCAAAGAAAACCCACGCTTCACCACGGTCATCGCGAACCGTCTTTGGAAGAAGCTCATGGGCCAGGGCATCATCGAACCCGTCGATGAGATCACCGACAGCACTGTGCCGAGCAATCCGCCGCTCATGACTTTCCTCGAAGACACCCTGAAGGCCTCCAACTACGACATGAAGGCCCTCCTGAGCGCGATCCTCAATTCCCAAGCTTACCAACGCGAGGCCTACACCAAGGATGTCGAGCTCGGTGAAGTGTACAACTTCCCCGGTCCCCTGCTCCGCCGCATGAGCGCCGAGCAGATATGGGACAGCATGGTCGCGCTGTACAAGCCCAACCCTGACCACCCCAGCATTGAGACCAAAGTCGAGGCCGAGATCACTCTCCGTCGCATCGAGTGGCTTGACCGCGCCCTCAACAGCCTCACCCCCCAGCAACTCCAGGCTTGCTCGGTCAAAGTCGCCCTCAAACAGAAGGAACTCGCCGCCGAAGTCCGCACCGCGCAGGAAAGAATGGAGGCCGCCTCCAAAGCGAAGGACGAAGACGCCATCCGCGAGGCCCGCCGCCTCATCCAGAGCCAGCGCAAGCGCATCGACGCAGCCGTGGACGCCATCGTCTATGACACGGGCTTCAAGCGCTTTGCCGAACTCGCCCGAGAAGGCAAACTCGACGATTTCACCAAGGACGAGGCATTCGCCAAAGAAGTCGCCGCAGTCATCAAGGCCAAGAATGGCGAAGACCTCAGCATGGAGGAAGCCCTCGGCATCCTCGCCAGACAACGCCGCGCCCGTCTCCAGGAGCAGGCCAAGGCCCGTTTCAAGGCTGACGCCGAGCGTTTCAAGGTCGAGGAAAAAAATGAAAAGACCTCCCTCGCCGCCTGGGAAAACTTCCGCGACACCTACATGCTTCGCGCCGCCGACCTGCGCAGCCCGGCTCCGAACGGTCACTTCCTGCGTGAGTTCGGCCAGAGCGACCGCGAACTCGTTGAGAACTCCAACGATGAAGCCAGCGTTTCTCAGGCTCTCATGCTCCTCAATGGCAAGATTTTCAGCAACTTGATGAACCGCTACACCAGCATCTCCCGCACTTTGGACAGGGCCAGAAAAGAAGGCGGTGAGGCTGTCGTCAACGCTGTCTATCTCAGCCTGCTCAGCCGCAAGGCAACACCCGAAGAACACGCGCTGCTCAAGCCCATCGCTGACAACGCTGATGCCACCGACCGGGGCGACGTTCTCTGGACCGTGCTGAACACCCGCCAGTTCTTCTTCATCCAGTAA
- a CDS encoding HAD-IA family hydrolase: MSLQALFFDAAGTLIRPAQPVGLTYSLFAAQSGVQTEPEVVMKAFREAWKATPQPLHPPGRPSEDDDRGWWRGMVGDVFARVLGGPLPENTLGDLFDDLYLHYEQPQAWTVFDDVVPVLSDLVRDHRLFVLSNFDRRLRRILAGHDLLRFFGHVIISSEVGAAKPHARMFQAALEVADCLPEHCLHVGDDMICDIEGAQSSGMHAFRVKRPESGLAVLMQKVREGAYSGLRSTLS, translated from the coding sequence ATGTCGCTCCAGGCGTTGTTCTTTGACGCCGCTGGCACGCTTATCCGGCCCGCGCAGCCCGTGGGACTGACCTACTCACTGTTTGCGGCGCAGTCTGGCGTTCAAACGGAACCGGAAGTTGTGATGAAGGCGTTCCGTGAGGCTTGGAAGGCGACTCCGCAACCGTTGCATCCCCCAGGCCGGCCATCCGAGGATGATGACCGCGGCTGGTGGCGGGGGATGGTTGGCGATGTGTTTGCCCGCGTGCTGGGCGGGCCGCTGCCGGAAAACACGCTGGGTGATCTTTTTGATGATCTGTATCTCCACTACGAGCAGCCGCAGGCATGGACGGTGTTTGACGATGTTGTGCCGGTCCTGAGTGACCTCGTGCGTGATCACCGGTTGTTTGTGCTGTCGAATTTCGACCGCCGTTTGCGCCGCATCCTCGCCGGGCATGATCTGCTGCGTTTCTTTGGGCATGTCATCATCTCCAGTGAGGTGGGAGCTGCGAAACCGCATGCCCGCATGTTTCAGGCGGCTCTCGAAGTGGCAGACTGCCTGCCAGAGCATTGTTTGCACGTCGGCGACGACATGATCTGCGATATTGAAGGCGCGCAAAGCAGCGGAATGCATGCCTTTCGTGTGAAACGGCCTGAAAGCGGCCTCGCCGTGCTCATGCAGAAAGTCCGCGAGGGGGCATATTCCGGCTTGCGTAGCACGCTCTCGTGA
- a CDS encoding type II toxin-antitoxin system VapC family toxin, translating to MHCADTSFLCALYRQQSHSERAIATLEAIGGPIVISSLLAYEFRQAVRFQVFLRSRDATKGYLETEGMMMLAQFENDLESGVVIEAGANWTDVAAIVEGLSERHTMRRGARSFDLLHIATALQWEASVFLSFDDLQREIAAAEGLSVLPAR from the coding sequence ATGCACTGCGCGGACACGTCTTTTCTGTGTGCGCTCTACCGGCAGCAAAGTCATTCAGAGCGTGCCATTGCCACGCTGGAGGCCATTGGCGGGCCGATTGTGATTTCTTCCCTGCTGGCCTACGAGTTCAGGCAGGCGGTGCGCTTCCAAGTGTTCCTGCGCTCCCGTGACGCGACGAAAGGCTATCTGGAGACGGAAGGCATGATGATGCTGGCGCAATTCGAGAACGATCTGGAATCCGGCGTGGTCATTGAAGCCGGGGCGAACTGGACAGATGTGGCGGCAATCGTGGAAGGCTTGAGCGAGCGGCACACGATGCGGCGCGGCGCACGCTCCTTTGATCTGCTTCACATCGCCACGGCGCTGCAATGGGAAGCCTCGGTGTTTCTGAGCTTTGACGATTTGCAGCGCGAGATCGCAGCAGCGGAAGGGTTGAGCGTGCTGCCTGCCCGCTGA
- a CDS encoding ImmA/IrrE family metallo-endopeptidase, with amino-acid sequence MLNVDDKEREEAKSAVNELIESALAYHTPERFHELMEFASRMPRYAPYNAMLLHIQHPKARYIASAKEWAEMGLKVKPGSRPLVVLQIMGPVRFVFDVADTYGNALPEAVRNAVEDPFHAQGEINELVWGRMLGLCASMSITVAEEVMHVDGAGYVQCAPSGGGYDLRINECHDRPTKFATLAHELGHLFCGHVGKTENDFWDHRGDLAIEVRELEAEAVAYLVASRRKLHTASKKYLSHYLHPNAALPPISLEHILKAAGAVEEMAGGKLPAKERARRKKVIESKPRQRLLPLNMGREAT; translated from the coding sequence ATGCTGAACGTGGATGACAAAGAGCGTGAGGAAGCCAAATCAGCCGTGAACGAGCTGATCGAAAGCGCCCTGGCCTACCACACGCCGGAGCGATTTCACGAGCTGATGGAGTTCGCCAGCCGGATGCCACGCTACGCGCCCTACAACGCGATGCTGCTGCACATCCAGCACCCCAAGGCCCGCTACATCGCCTCCGCCAAGGAATGGGCGGAAATGGGTCTCAAGGTCAAGCCCGGCTCGCGCCCGCTGGTGGTCCTGCAAATCATGGGGCCGGTGCGCTTTGTCTTCGATGTCGCCGACACCTATGGCAACGCTTTGCCCGAAGCCGTCAGGAATGCCGTTGAAGACCCCTTTCATGCCCAAGGGGAGATCAATGAACTGGTATGGGGCAGGATGCTGGGCTTGTGCGCCAGCATGAGCATCACCGTGGCGGAGGAAGTGATGCATGTGGACGGGGCCGGATACGTTCAATGCGCACCGTCTGGTGGCGGCTATGACCTGCGAATCAACGAATGCCACGACCGTCCCACGAAGTTTGCCACGCTGGCCCACGAATTGGGGCACTTGTTCTGCGGGCATGTGGGCAAAACGGAGAACGATTTTTGGGACCATCGCGGCGACCTCGCCATCGAAGTACGCGAACTGGAGGCCGAAGCTGTGGCCTACCTCGTCGCCTCCCGTCGGAAGCTGCACACTGCATCGAAGAAGTACCTCTCCCATTACCTTCATCCCAACGCAGCCCTGCCACCAATCAGCTTGGAGCACATCCTCAAAGCAGCGGGAGCAGTCGAAGAAATGGCAGGCGGCAAGCTGCCAGCCAAAGAAAGGGCACGGCGAAAGAAGGTCATTGAATCGAAGCCGCGTCAGCGGCTCCTACCTCTCAACATGGGGAGGGAAGCCACCTGA
- a CDS encoding AAA family ATPase: MNHVIPFTPAAADLPVKAKGAAADSPPSANNGTVPQAPDFTRSLLSADMLASKDLPQRRPLLGSWLREGDLGYLFAPRGHGKTWLAMIISNAVAEGSALGSWSKGEGSRPVFYFDAEMNLPDVQDRANKIGILSQNFHWLSNEHLYMEQAISVNIANPAHQAGLSAMLPDGSLFVIDNLSTSQNGMRENENDDFDKIKDWLLSLRRRGITVMIIHHAGRNGEMRGGSRREDPAHWILSLKDASEDGARCKQFITSFSKCRNCQGREAQPLRWTLLDEGARISITCEAFNGTDALLAHIRDGVGSASDLAEMLNVKCSTISKWAKKLMTAGLVRKKGRDYEAVETP; encoded by the coding sequence ATGAACCATGTCATTCCTTTCACCCCCGCTGCCGCCGATTTACCCGTCAAAGCCAAGGGTGCCGCAGCAGATTCGCCGCCGTCCGCTAACAATGGCACGGTGCCGCAAGCGCCCGATTTCACTAGATCACTACTGAGCGCCGACATGCTCGCTAGCAAGGATCTTCCACAACGTCGCCCACTGCTTGGCTCATGGCTGCGCGAGGGTGATCTTGGCTATTTGTTCGCCCCGCGTGGTCATGGCAAGACATGGCTCGCAATGATCATCAGCAATGCCGTGGCAGAAGGCAGTGCGCTCGGCTCATGGAGCAAGGGGGAAGGCTCGCGGCCTGTTTTCTACTTCGACGCCGAGATGAACCTGCCCGACGTGCAAGACCGCGCTAACAAGATCGGCATCCTGTCTCAGAATTTTCACTGGTTGAGCAACGAGCATCTATACATGGAGCAGGCCATTAGTGTGAACATTGCCAACCCTGCGCATCAGGCCGGGCTGTCCGCGATGCTCCCAGACGGCTCGCTGTTTGTGATCGACAATTTGAGCACGAGCCAGAACGGCATGCGGGAGAATGAAAATGACGACTTCGACAAGATCAAAGACTGGCTGCTGAGTCTGCGCCGCCGTGGCATTACGGTGATGATCATTCACCATGCAGGCCGCAATGGCGAGATGCGGGGAGGCTCCCGGCGTGAAGACCCGGCTCACTGGATTCTGAGCTTGAAGGACGCCAGCGAAGACGGCGCACGGTGCAAGCAGTTCATCACCAGCTTTTCCAAGTGTCGCAATTGTCAAGGGCGTGAGGCTCAACCGCTTCGCTGGACACTGCTTGATGAGGGCGCACGCATCTCTATCACCTGCGAGGCATTTAATGGCACAGACGCCCTGCTGGCTCATATCCGCGATGGAGTTGGTAGCGCCTCTGATCTTGCAGAGATGCTGAACGTCAAGTGTAGCACCATCAGCAAGTGGGCAAAGAAACTCATGACTGCCGGACTCGTGCGCAAGAAAGGACGTGACTACGAAGCCGTCGAAACGCCATGA